A region of the Bacillus sp. NP247 genome:
ATTGATATCATTTCGATGATCAATATTGGATTGAAAAATATATGGTTACCGCCGCAGACGTCTTATTCTGTTAAGATGACGAGATGCCAAGCTGGTGGTGATAATCTAAATATTATTCCAGGTAACGGGCACTTTAGTTTAGATGTAAGAGCAGAAAATAACATATTGCTAGATGAATTGAAGCGAAAAATAGAGCAAGTAATTCAGTCAGCTGAATCAATGGGATCTAAACTTTCTTATGAGTGGATTGATCTCGCACCAGGAGCTGAAGTGTCAGAAGAAGCTGAGCGTTTCATGCGGAAAGGCATTCTTGAAGTGTACGGGGAAGAGGGATGTACTGGACCACTGTATACGACAGGAAGCGATGATTTCCATTACTATACAGTGAAAAGACCCCATTTAAAAGCTGTCATGCTTGGACTAGGGGCGAACTTACAACCTGGATTACACCATCCGTATATGAAGTTTGATCATAGCTGTATAATGGATGGAGTAGAAATATTGAAACAAACTGTATTGAAAGTATTAGAAGACAGGGGCTAGAAAGCTCCTGTTTTTTTGGTAGGAATTTGTTGTTAAGTCGATATATTCGATTTCGCGATATTATAATTTCACGTACCAATTAATTTGATAAAAATGAGCATTCAGTACGTGGTGTATAATAATAGTAATATTTCTTAATAGGAGCAAACGAATGAACGAACAATATTACGATGCTGTATTAAATATAAAAACTGTCGGCGAGCAAAAAGGATTTAATAAGTCTATGCATTATCACCGTTATGAACCGACGCCATATAGCGGATTAGATGAGTTGTTGAATCAATATGAAATAAGAAGTAGTGATCGAGTTGTAGATTTTGGGTGCGGAAAAGGACGATTAAACTTTTACATGCACCATAAGTGTGGTGCTTCAGCAGTTGGAATTGAAATGAGTGAAGAGTTTTATAAAGAAGCGATAGATAATCGTGATCGTTATGCACGAAAAGTAAGAGACGGTAAAGATAAAATTCAATTTGAGTGTTGTTTAGCGCAAGAATATGAGATTGATCCGCGTGATAATCGGTTTTATTTCTTTAATCCGTTTTCAGTACAAGTGTTTATGAATGTAGTTAATAACATTTTACTTTCGGTAGAAGAAGCGGAGAGAGAAGTGGATATTATTTTATACTATCCTTCTGAGGACTATATTTTCTTCTTAGATAATCAGACTGCGTTTGAGCTGAAGAAAGAAGTTAGATTACCGGATGCTTATGAGAAGAATGGGAATGAGAGATTTTTAGTTTATACGTTAGGATAATAAAAAGCAGGTGCTAAGGCACCTGCTTTTTATTATTAGTTACGGATTAAGTAATCAAATGCGCCTAAAGCTGCATTTGCACCTGAACCCATAGAGATGATGATTTGTTTGTACGGATTATTGGTACAGTCACCTGCACCAAACACTCCTGGTACGTTTGTAGCACCGTGCTTGTCTGTTACGATTTCACCGCGAACGCGTTCAACTGTTTCGCCTAACCAGTCTGTGTTTGGCACAAGACCGATTTGAACGAATACACCTTGTAATTCAACGTGATGAACTTCTTCAGTTTCACGATCGATGTAAGAAATACCGTTTACTTTGTCAGTACCAGTGATTTCTTTCGTTTGAACGTTTTTCAGAACAGTTACGTTAGGTAAGCTGTTAAGACGTTCTTGTAATACAGCATCAGCTTTTAATTCTGGCATGAATTCAAGAACAGTTACGTGCTTAACAATACCTGCTAAGTCGATAGCTGCTTCAATACCAGAGTTACCACCGCCGATAACCGCTACATCTTTTCCGATGAATAATGGACCGTCACAGTGTGGGCAGTATGCTACACCTTTGTTTTTGAACTCAGCTTCACCCGGTACGCCAACATTACGCCAGCGAGCACCTGTTGAAACGATTACGCTCTTACTTTTCAGAATAGCGCCGTTTTCAAGTTCCACTTCAATAAGTTCTTTTTTCTCTAAACGTTTCGCACGTTGTAGATTCATTACATCGATGTCGTATTCTTTTACGTGCTCTTCAAGGCTTGCTACTAGCTTAGGACCTTCAGTGCGTTTTACGCTGATGAAGTTCTCAATACCCATAGTATCCATTACTTGACCACCGAAGCGCTCAGCAACGATACCAGTGCGGATGCCTTTACGTGCTGCATAAATTGCCGCACTTGCACCAGCTGGGCCGCCACCAACAACAAGAACATCGTATGGATCCTTATCAGAAAGCTCTGATGCATCTGGACCGTTACCCATTTTAGCTAAAATTTCTTCAAGTGTCATACGACCGCTTCCGAAAGATTCGCCATTTAGGTAAACAGTTGGTACTGCCATGATGTCTTTGCTTTCTACTTCCTCTTTAAATGCAGCGCCATCAATCATAGTATGTGTAATACCAGAGTTAAGAACGCTCATTACGTTAAGAGCTTGTACAACATCAGGACAGTTGTGACAACTTAGGCTGATATAAGATTCAAAATGATATTCGCCTTGAATGTTTTTAATTTGATCGATTAATTTTTGTTCAACTTTTGGAGCACGTCCACTAACTTGTAGTAAAGCTAACACTAATGAAGTAAATTCGTGTCCTAATGGAATACCAGCGAATACTACACCAGTGTCTTCACCAGGGCGATTTACGCTAAAGCTTGGTGTTCTCTCTAGTTCAACTTTTTCTACTGTAATCTTAGATGACATAGTAGCTAATTCATCTACTAGAGATAACATATCTTTAGATACGTTATCGTCTCCTGCGCTTACTCTAAGTAAAATATCGTTCTCCATTAACTGAAGGTATTGGGATAGTTGTGTTTTTATATCTGCATCTAGTATCATTTTGATCGAACTCCTTAGATTTTGCCTACAAGGTCAAGGCTTGGTTTAAGTGTTGCAGAACCCTCTTGCCATTTAGCTGGACAAACTTCACCTGGGTTGTTACGTACGTATTGAGCTGCTTTAATTTTGTTAACAAGGATGCTTGCGTCACGGCCGATACCGTCAGCATTGATTTCCATAGATTGGATAACGCCGTCTGGATCGATGATGAATGTACCACGAGCAGCAAGACCTTCTTCTTCCATTAAAACGTTGAAGTTTGTAGTAATTGTGCGAGTTGGGTCACCAATCATAATGTATTCGATTTTGCCGATAGTTTCTGAGCTATCATGCCATGCTTTGTGAGTGAAGTGAGTGTCTGTAGATACAGAGTATACTTCAACGCCTAAGTCTTTTAGAGTTGCATATTGGTTTTGTAAGTCTTCAAGTTCAGTTGGACAAACGAATGTGAAGTCTGCTGGGTAGAAACAAACTACGCTCCATTTTCCTTTTAAACTTTCGTCAGTAACTTGGATAAATTCTCCATTATGGTAAGCATTAGCTTTAAACGGTTTTACTTCTGTGCCGATTAATAACATATTAAAATTCCTCCTAAAGGTTGGTTTTGAGCATCGGAAATTAGTTTGCTCATAAAATATATTTTTTAATTAACTATAATAATTCTAATTCGATATTAATTATCATATAGAAGTGGTTATTTTGTCAAGGAGAATGTAGCACTTTATTGTAATTTTAATTAATATTTATTCTCAATTGAGATGATGAAGTAGTTTAGCAGTGATAGAGGTAGAAAATTTAGTTTTAAATGAGTGAGTATAGTCATAGGTGAAGGTGTTTTACTACGTAAATTTTAATTTGAAAGTGAAATGTATAAACGATAATTAAATTTATTAGTGGAAAGATTTCTTAGTAGATTGTGTATTTGAAAAGTAACTTCTTACTTTATTGTACAAAGAATTTTGCAATAAATAAAACAAAATGAATCGGAATCTTTTTGAAAACGTGTTGTTATTTTAAGTGTTCTTTTATTTGACATATATTGAAGCATAAAGTATTTGGTGGAGGAGTAAAGAGGTAAGAAATAATTAAGATTGTTTTGCTCAATTTAAATGTAAAAAAATAATCCATCAAGCGTAAAGGTGCTTGGTGGATTATTTTCTAATTTATTTTCAATGTATGTAGAGCGCTATGTATATTGCTATTCAATGCTTCGAAAAATGCACGTAACTTGGAGTTTAAATGATTATTTTTATGGATAAATAGTCTTTCCATAATTAGTAGTTCACCATTTATACCAAAGCATTGCATTTGTACGGATATATCTTCATTACTTTCGTGAATAGTGGGAAAAACATACTGGAATACTTTGCTTGGAATCATATACTCTTTGATCATGTAATTTTCAGAATCACAATTTGGCGTATGTTTTATATAAATCTTC
Encoded here:
- a CDS encoding cyclopropane-fatty-acyl-phospholipid synthase family protein codes for the protein MNEQYYDAVLNIKTVGEQKGFNKSMHYHRYEPTPYSGLDELLNQYEIRSSDRVVDFGCGKGRLNFYMHHKCGASAVGIEMSEEFYKEAIDNRDRYARKVRDGKDKIQFECCLAQEYEIDPRDNRFYFFNPFSVQVFMNVVNNILLSVEEAEREVDIILYYPSEDYIFFLDNQTAFELKKEVRLPDAYEKNGNERFLVYTLG
- the ahpF gene encoding alkyl hydroperoxide reductase subunit F, with the translated sequence MILDADIKTQLSQYLQLMENDILLRVSAGDDNVSKDMLSLVDELATMSSKITVEKVELERTPSFSVNRPGEDTGVVFAGIPLGHEFTSLVLALLQVSGRAPKVEQKLIDQIKNIQGEYHFESYISLSCHNCPDVVQALNVMSVLNSGITHTMIDGAAFKEEVESKDIMAVPTVYLNGESFGSGRMTLEEILAKMGNGPDASELSDKDPYDVLVVGGGPAGASAAIYAARKGIRTGIVAERFGGQVMDTMGIENFISVKRTEGPKLVASLEEHVKEYDIDVMNLQRAKRLEKKELIEVELENGAILKSKSVIVSTGARWRNVGVPGEAEFKNKGVAYCPHCDGPLFIGKDVAVIGGGNSGIEAAIDLAGIVKHVTVLEFMPELKADAVLQERLNSLPNVTVLKNVQTKEITGTDKVNGISYIDRETEEVHHVELQGVFVQIGLVPNTDWLGETVERVRGEIVTDKHGATNVPGVFGAGDCTNNPYKQIIISMGSGANAALGAFDYLIRN
- the ahpC gene encoding alkyl hydroperoxide reductase subunit C, whose translation is MLLIGTEVKPFKANAYHNGEFIQVTDESLKGKWSVVCFYPADFTFVCPTELEDLQNQYATLKDLGVEVYSVSTDTHFTHKAWHDSSETIGKIEYIMIGDPTRTITTNFNVLMEEEGLAARGTFIIDPDGVIQSMEINADGIGRDASILVNKIKAAQYVRNNPGEVCPAKWQEGSATLKPSLDLVGKI
- a CDS encoding DUF3978 family protein, with the protein product MNTYNNQNIVLTNIESISDRTNFNLYLQESNDFDPNLIKCTMLEFIVTKENVKIYIKHTPNCDSENYMIKEYMIPSKVFQYVFPTIHESNEDISVQMQCFGINGELLIMERLFIHKNNHLNSKLRAFFEALNSNIHSALHTLKIN